In Helicoverpa armigera isolate CAAS_96S chromosome 22, ASM3070526v1, whole genome shotgun sequence, the genomic stretch TGATCTTTTACAGGGTTAGTAATATTTAAGGTCATAGATCCGTCGAGAAGGATTTGATCTCCAAATTACTTAGCAGtcaaaaaaattaatttaaaaagaccACTAACGATATCACAAATTGTGTTGTCTCACCAATCAAATGATTATTGCCTAAGGCCATTATGTCTACAAAGTTTATTGTCTTGATCTTCAGCCACATACCTACTGGTTAACGAACCGACAAACTAGTTAATTCTAAAAGTTCAACCAACCAACGTTGTAAATGTAAATTTTTCGCGCCTCTCGTGCATCGGCGCCACAATGCAAAGGTCAGGGGAACTGGTTTCTAACTAGCTAGCACAGGAATCTTCTACGTTGCTCACCTCTGTTCTTAGGTATTTGATTAAAAGATTAGAGCTTTAGCTTGATGAATTTTGATCAACTTCGTTATTACCTCCTGAGTTGTCCTCTTACATTTAGTGCACTCTCCTTCAGACCCGTCAAATAAACCAATCAATAATTCAATTACCTTACTacatatattttgatttgaatatgAAATAGTGGTTTACTTTGTTAAATTCATTAAACATCTTAGGTACGTCAATTAGGTGCTTTATTACATTTAACATAGGGTGTGGTTGCCCATGTAACTGGGTTTAGGACAATCCCTCTATCTAGAGGCAGATACTGATGATGGTGTCAGTCCTTTCAAAACTCATCCACCACTAGCCCAGCAACACTATATTCAGTTTCGATGTCTTCAAAAGCAACGTCACTTTCAGAATCCTCTAACATCTTCTTCCAATCTTCCAGATGCTGTGCCCCACGCTATTCCTGGCGACGCTGGCTCTAGTGAGCTGCGACGTGTCCCACTTGCTGTCTAGCACAACTCCTGAGCCGCCACCGAAGCCCTACGTGTTCTCTTACACCGCCGGCAGGTACCCTGGCCATGCTGATCGGAGCCACACTGAAGTCAGCGATGGCAGTGGAGTCGTTAAAGGTGATTTGAACTTTAAGGTCTTTGGATTAGGTTTCAAAATGGATTGTGACTTTGGATGTGGGATTACTTTTAAGATGGTGTTAGTCAGTACTTGCTGCTCTTTTAACGGGGTCTGTCTACTGTTAGAAATTGTTAATACCTATgctgtatttgttttttgttttggtttctgGCTTAGGTACCTTTACTAGTGTCAATATTGATGTGTTCATAGTCACGTAGTTGTTCAGCGTCTGCTACTGTGTCTACGTGAGATTTTCGACTATTAACAGATTATTAGAAGGTGTCAGAATTATTAACTGTTCGTAATTAACCTCTAAAAATCACTCAAACAAAAGGTTATTTGCCGAATTCCTTACAAATTCGtgttacaatttaataatatttgtctcAGATGCTTATTATTGATAGCATAAAATTCTCGCATTAATTATAAGTGTTTGCTGCTTGACCTTTGTCgattattatgacaaaaacgAGTTTTACGATCGTGACAAATCGGAGATGAGTAAGAGATTATCTAGCTtcacaaaaatgttaataaccGTGGAATATCATCACGTAACAATGTGTGAAGCTTTATCGACAATAAGGAAACAATTATCTATAATTTTCATAAAGTCTATCGCAGCCGGACGGTTGAGGAGTTAAATTATGTGATGATCATGGTCAGTTTTTTTCGCCGTTATCAGATAAGATTCCTTTGAAATTAGTTCTAAATGATATACCAAATTATATGATATTCGAAGATTGTATCTCTAAATTGAATCACTcaaaaaatggtttaaaattggttggaaaaaaaaaaatatttaaaacaagtttAAAGTTTGAAGACTAATGAAAACACGAGTTGATCTGTGATTGGACGCGTGATgtcaaaaaatacttatatccaTCTATCCTCGAGGAAAGTACATACTTAGGATAACTTTTCAGTCAATCTTTTCAATGGAAGAGAGCAAAGGGTGTAACATCACTATCTTCAAACATTACAACAGCCCCCAGAAGCTTACAAAACACAACAAATGAAGTAACAATTAGACTTTCTAATACTTACTGCGATATTAACAAGGAATGTACGTACATTTCCCTGCTCTAGATGTACCGAAGTGATACCTTGGAACGCCCATAAGGAAGAAACACGTAACTAGACTTACTGTATTCTTGTTTATTAGCTAATTTCGTTAATGTAGTATTCGGAGCGCGTATTTTGAgagttaaatatagaacagtTGAGATGGATGACCAATTAGGTTTTTATGGCTTTATTACTGATTCTAGACTTGTTCTTATTGTGTAATGCGTATTAAGGTATTCctgtaaatgtatattttttgctggTAGGCTCAGTTTTGTTTTTGGACTACCAATTTGGAGTGCAAAATGTTTTAACCTGATCTCATCACTTTGTTACAACAACAACAGTATagttaacatttaaattaatactaTTTTTAATACTGCTCGAAGTAATTAACTAGTATACACTGACGCTAGATTAGCTAGCTTTACTAATAGTCAACATTATTACTCATCTATACAATATAGTGGTCCTTCAAGTCGAAGatattatcaaatatttactATCAAATAGTTAGGCAATTTTTCACACACGCACTATCGATATACCACAGCTACTATAATTTAGAGCGGCCCTTCACCACATTTGTTTCAATGCTTTCCACCTTGAGCACTTACCTTGGCATCAAAGTACGCattaatttctataattaattaGCTAATTAAAGTCACATGTTCACACATGCCTCGGGGGTAGGCATAAGTACAGGAAAACCTCCAAAACTAAGAAGGCTacagaaattaatataaaccAAAATTGCTCCAATAAAACACTAATTTTGAGTTTAGCCATTTCAAACTACGCACTTAACCCTATAAACtttaaaaatctgtttttaaaaccAATATTGAAATGATGCCcctttggtttttttattatcaagcCTGGGTTTGATCATATACATTTCGGACACCGTCATTTGTTTCGGAGAAAAAGAAAGTAAGTTTTAAACTTACTTTCTTTTTCTTATGTACTTATTTCTGATCTACTATGTTCCAGGCTCATTCTCCTATGTGGATCCCGCCCAGAAGCTCCGCACAGTGGACTACATAGCGGACAAGCAGGGCTTCCACCCGATCCTGAGCGACGTGCCTCCGGAGCACCCTCGGGACTCCGCCTCGGTGGCGCAGGCCAAGGACCGCCACTACCAGCTGTACGCCAAGATCGCTGAGGAACACGCTAATCCTCATCCTGAATGTGAGTGTGTTTGTTTAGTATGgagtaaaatatatctattgtaTCTTCACCTGGCGGTACTATTGGGCTATCGTCTTCTACAAGTGTGCCAGTGTAAACTTCATCATTAAGCCTATCCCTTTCCTCAAGACAAGTTAGACTCTTACGGATATTGCTGACGCCCTTTATTGTAGGAACATCGGGCAACTGCTTATATAGACTTTGCAATGTGGTTCAGTGTGGCATAATATTCGGAAAGACCTAACACGGTGTTAGGTCAACATAGATGACATGATTAGGATAAATGATACATAACTTGTCATACGGCAGCATTATTTGCATGGCAATTTGGTGATGGCATAAGGTTAAAGATTTTGTGACATAGTTGTCACAATACAAGTCCTCATAGGTATATGAATCTTTTGTCTTAGTACCAACATAACTATAATTTCCATCTCCCCATTCCAGTAATATCAGCCCCAGTAGAAACGCAAGCGGTGGCAGCAGCCCGCGCGAAGCACGCCGAACTGTTCCGAGTGATCGCCGAGCAGCACGCGAGGATCGCCGCCGAGAGGGAGGCACTCCTCAGGGAGGAAGAGGAGAAACAGCAGCTTCAGGAGCTGGGACAGTAGACTAGGACTTCTCTCGTTGTATTTGAATCAGCTGGTTGGGTC encodes the following:
- the LOC110371697 gene encoding cuticle protein 16.8, which produces MLCPTLFLATLALVSCDVSHLLSSTTPEPPPKPYVFSYTAGRYPGHADRSHTEVSDGSGVVKGSFSYVDPAQKLRTVDYIADKQGFHPILSDVPPEHPRDSASVAQAKDRHYQLYAKIAEEHANPHPELISAPVETQAVAAARAKHAELFRVIAEQHARIAAEREALLREEEEKQQLQELGQ